The Psychrobacillus sp. FSL K6-2836 nucleotide sequence GTCTATCGGCTAGAAGCTTTTTTGTATAGATAAGGCTGAGGAGGAAAAAAGTTTTCTTCCAAAAGAGAGAATCTTTACGTCAACAATATTTTTTATATCCACAAAGTACACTCCTCGCATACCTATCCATGCAAGCTTATTTGTTAGCTCACGTATCAAAAACTTCTATATAATATAGGTGATTATTAGTAAAAACATACTTATATTATTAGCTCTTCTCCTAGATGATTAGTGGTTTAGTCACTATTCTAAAAAATGAGCGTTACAGGCATTAAAATCAGCAAATAGGTGTACAGAAGTTTAATACCTAAGCTTGGAAATACAGAATGTCATAGAACGTTTTACATAAAGTGAGGAAAAGAAAAGCAATATAGAAACAATTAGTGAGAAAGGGATGCTTAAAGGTACTGGAATGTTAACGTCTTGCCAAATACTCATTTCTATTTTGTCCAGTCCAAATGTACGCAAAATGCCTGCTAAGATTGATATTAATGCACTTGCCATCAACCCTACATATAGAATAGATAGAACCGGAATTGCTAATAAACAAAAAAATGCTTGGATTATTTTCATTTCTTTTTACTCCTAATATGCTGTACTTTGGCATTAAGCGAGATTGAATAGCTCTCTGTGTAATAAAGTGTGTGTATAATACAATTATCTCCTACCGTCACAATATCCCCTTCAACAATTTCCGCATTTGTATTGGAAAGATGCACGTTTTTCCCTTTTATGGATTTGCAAATCAGGTTTTTCTTCAATAAAGAGATAGATAACTTATTTTTTTCTACACATATCTCGTCTGCAATAAGTTGTTCGACGTCACTTCTACCAGACAATTTTAAATGAAACTGTTCTGCTTGTATCTCCTTCGCTTTTATAATTCCAATTACATGTAACTGTTTTACTTGTAAACTTTGTTCAATTGTTAGTTTTCCTGAACTGTTAATCTTAGATATTTTTCCATCCCGCAGTTTTAAGTCTCCCGCATTTGAAAGCTCATCAATTTCGCAAAAATCTTTGATGACACAAGCTCCTGTATTTTTAAAAATATTCGCTGAAACGAGAGAATGAAAAGAGCTATGACCATGTGTGGAAATTTCCCTTAATCGTACTTCTTGGTGTAAAGCTACAGAACCTCGGATATTTAATTGTTCACAGTCTGTGGCTAAGTTTTTAATATTGCCACTCGTAAAAGTTAAACTGCGGAGCTTTGAAATCCGTTCATTTGTCATGGATAAACACCTCACATTAATTTAATTAGTATATATTTTAATTACTAAAATATATTTTAATTAAACTATATGCAGGTTTGTTTTGTCAATAACAAAAAATTGTACATAAAAGGCAATTTTAAATAGGCACGCCACATATTGAGACAATAAAAAAAGGATTTCAATTTTTATGAAATCCCTAAAAGTTTTCCCATTAACTGATTTACATCAATTAAAACTTTTGCAATATCTGTTAGTTTTTCTTGTGGAAATTTCAAAAATATTTCTTGTACTTTAATTTCTCCATCCTTCGTTAAAACCATTTTCACTACTCTTCGGTCTTCATTTTCTCTAATTCGTTCTAATAGATCTAATTTTTCTAGTTTATCGCACATTGATGTAACTGCTCCAGGTGTTACACTGAAAAAATCAGCAATTTCAGTTGCTTTCATTCCACCCTTAATTTTCAATTGAAGAAGAAGTATAAGCTGGTTTTGAGATAATGATTCTCCTTCAGAG carries:
- a CDS encoding MarR family transcriptional regulator, which codes for MTINNQMYNVEIIMREMLEVQQKSMMFVNMLSEGESLSQNQLILLLQLKIKGGMKATEIADFFSVTPGAVTSMCDKLEKLDLLERIRENEDRRVVKMVLTKDGEIKVQEIFLKFPQEKLTDIAKVLIDVNQLMGKLLGIS